In Propionispora vibrioides, a single genomic region encodes these proteins:
- a CDS encoding UxaA family hydrolase yields MKIKAFRRLDGSLGIRNKVLIMSTVGCANETAARIAAQVPGTVLIPNTKGCGQIGGSVPIMKRTMSGLAMNPNVYGVLLVGLGCETVQPHTLYEEIRSKTTKPLAVITIQEEGGTVRTIERGIELAANMVKELVTAPRVVAGLDEILLATNCGGSDATSGLSANPALGYCSDRLIGAGGSVMLGETTELIGTEHILARRAKDEFVRHRILAIVKGLEAEFVRMGVDIRGANPSPGNMKGGLSTLEEKALGGISKGGSTPVNEVVRYGEAPREKGLIIMDTPGYDIESVTGMAAGGAQLCVFTTGRGTPIGNPVIPVLKVTGNRETYKKMADNIDVDVSGILQGTMTLEECGEKIFANMLAICNGELTKAEEYGFGEISVYRNFEVWCNQL; encoded by the coding sequence ATGAAAATTAAAGCATTTAGAAGACTGGATGGTTCTTTGGGTATCCGGAATAAAGTCCTGATTATGTCTACGGTAGGCTGTGCCAATGAAACGGCTGCCCGGATTGCCGCCCAGGTGCCGGGAACGGTCTTAATTCCCAATACCAAGGGCTGTGGGCAGATTGGCGGTAGTGTTCCCATTATGAAGCGGACTATGTCAGGACTGGCGATGAATCCTAATGTGTATGGAGTACTCCTTGTCGGACTGGGTTGCGAAACCGTTCAGCCCCATACGCTTTATGAGGAAATACGCAGTAAAACGACCAAGCCGCTGGCGGTCATCACTATTCAGGAGGAAGGCGGTACAGTTCGTACGATTGAACGGGGGATTGAGCTGGCCGCCAATATGGTAAAAGAGCTGGTGACGGCCCCACGGGTGGTTGCCGGGCTTGACGAAATTCTTCTGGCAACCAATTGTGGCGGTTCGGATGCGACTTCCGGTTTGTCCGCCAATCCGGCTTTAGGTTATTGCAGCGACCGGCTGATCGGGGCAGGCGGCAGTGTAATGCTGGGGGAAACGACGGAATTGATCGGTACGGAACATATTCTGGCCAGACGGGCAAAAGACGAATTTGTTCGGCACAGGATACTGGCTATCGTCAAAGGACTGGAAGCCGAATTTGTCCGAATGGGTGTCGACATCAGGGGAGCTAATCCATCACCAGGCAATATGAAGGGTGGGCTGAGTACCTTAGAGGAAAAAGCCTTGGGGGGAATTTCCAAGGGGGGCAGCACGCCAGTGAATGAGGTAGTTCGCTATGGGGAAGCACCCAGGGAAAAAGGCTTGATTATCATGGATACGCCAGGTTATGACATTGAGTCGGTAACCGGTATGGCGGCTGGCGGGGCGCAGCTTTGCGTGTTTACTACCGGACGGGGTACGCCTATTGGAAATCCAGTTATTCCGGTATTGAAAGTGACGGGGAACCGGGAAACCTATAAAAAGATGGCGGACAATATTGATGTGGATGTTTCAGGAATATTGCAGGGAACGATGACGTTGGAGGAATGTGGCGAAAAGATTTTTGCTAACATGCTGGCTATCTGCAACGGTGAATTAACCAAAGCAGAAGAGTACGGTTTTGGCGAAATCAGCGTGTACCGCAATTTTGAGGTATGGTGCAATCAGCTTTAA
- a CDS encoding UxaA family hydrolase: protein MSKEKKAILMHRQDMVAVMLEPVTSGESVQIFYDRSLVVELLAKQDIDIYHKIAVTAIPAQGTVLKYGEVIGRAERAIESGEHVHTENLKGVTLSNEN, encoded by the coding sequence GTGAGTAAAGAAAAAAAGGCTATCTTGATGCATCGCCAGGATATGGTTGCCGTTATGTTGGAGCCTGTGACAAGCGGTGAGTCTGTCCAGATTTTTTATGACCGATCCCTGGTTGTAGAACTGTTGGCCAAACAGGATATTGACATCTATCATAAAATTGCCGTCACAGCGATTCCGGCTCAGGGAACCGTACTAAAATACGGTGAAGTCATCGGCAGGGCGGAACGGGCTATTGAATCTGGCGAACATGTCCATACAGAAAATCTAAAGGGTGTGACCCTAAGCAATGAAAATTAA
- the rpiB gene encoding ribose 5-phosphate isomerase B produces MLAIGSDHAGFYLKQDILARFQKAGLAYRDFGTLDGSATDTADVALAVAQAVVSGEYEQGILICGTGIGMSIAANKVPGIRAALVGDCFSAKMAREHNNANVLCLGARVLGSGAAITIVDTWLASRFDGAEKRLRRIEKINRIEVLYSG; encoded by the coding sequence ATGCTGGCTATTGGATCGGATCATGCCGGGTTCTATCTCAAACAGGATATTCTTGCCCGTTTCCAGAAGGCAGGATTGGCATATCGGGATTTTGGCACGTTAGACGGCTCGGCTACTGATACGGCCGATGTGGCTCTCGCTGTGGCCCAGGCGGTAGTCAGTGGTGAATATGAGCAAGGCATTTTGATCTGCGGCACGGGAATCGGCATGTCTATTGCAGCCAATAAGGTTCCTGGCATCCGGGCTGCGCTGGTGGGAGACTGTTTCTCGGCGAAAATGGCGAGGGAGCATAACAATGCGAATGTATTGTGTCTGGGTGCCAGGGTATTAGGAAGTGGTGCGGCTATCACGATTGTGGATACCTGGCTTGCCAGCCGGTTTGACGGGGCGGAAAAAAGGCTCCGGCGAATTGAAAAGATTAACCGGATTGAGGTGCTATACTCCGGATGA
- the gnd gene encoding phosphogluconate dehydrogenase (NAD(+)-dependent, decarboxylating) — protein MELGLIGTGKMGYNLALNLKEKGHCVVAYDINRANTKGLADRGITVVREINEVAGRLSGRKTILLMVPVGPPIDDAIAGITPLLAAGDVIIDGGNSNYKDSIRRYESLRRQGIYFLDCGTSGGVSGALQGVCLMVGGDAEAVHYCEPVFKDISVPDGYLYTGKAGSGHFCKMIHNGIEYGMMQAIAEGFELLNKSGFDFNLQQVAGVWNHGSVVRSWLMELLENALAKDASLSTIKGIMKSTGEGKWTVETALDNSICTPVIALSLLMRYRSLEDDTFSGKVVAALRNQFGGHQVVTQA, from the coding sequence ATGGAACTGGGACTAATCGGGACGGGGAAAATGGGCTACAACTTAGCTCTTAATCTAAAGGAAAAAGGACACTGTGTTGTGGCTTATGATATCAATCGGGCTAATACAAAGGGGTTAGCTGACAGGGGGATAACGGTCGTTAGGGAAATAAACGAAGTGGCAGGCCGTCTAAGCGGTAGAAAAACCATATTGTTAATGGTTCCGGTCGGACCGCCGATTGATGACGCCATTGCCGGAATAACACCCTTGCTTGCTGCCGGCGATGTGATCATTGACGGTGGAAATTCAAATTATAAGGATTCTATCAGGCGCTATGAAAGCTTAAGACGGCAGGGCATTTATTTCTTGGATTGCGGTACAAGCGGCGGTGTGAGCGGGGCCTTACAGGGCGTATGCCTGATGGTTGGTGGTGATGCGGAAGCCGTTCATTACTGTGAGCCGGTTTTTAAAGACATATCTGTGCCCGACGGCTATCTGTATACAGGAAAGGCCGGTAGCGGACATTTTTGCAAGATGATTCATAATGGTATTGAATATGGCATGATGCAGGCTATTGCCGAAGGGTTTGAATTGCTGAATAAGAGCGGTTTTGATTTTAATTTGCAGCAGGTTGCCGGCGTATGGAACCATGGCTCGGTGGTTCGCAGTTGGTTGATGGAACTATTGGAGAATGCGTTAGCAAAGGATGCCAGCCTCAGTACCATTAAAGGTATTATGAAATCTACCGGCGAGGGGAAATGGACAGTGGAAACAGCACTGGATAATTCGATTTGCACTCCGGTGATTGCTCTTTCCTTATTGATGCGTTACCGTTCACTGGAAGACGACACCTTTTCTGGCAAAGTGGTCGCTGCCTTGCGTAATCAGTTTGGGGGACATCAAGTGGTAACACAGGCTTAA
- a CDS encoding phosphotriesterase family protein: MKFVQTVLGKIPADVLGNTDAHEHLMRIGGGEVIHGGKDFLMDSYEAALNEVALFQQAGGKTVVEMTPCGSGRDIGSLIEISKASGVQVVATTGFHKSIFYDPTHFIYRYSVEEIARLLIEDLEDGIDLYDYAGPIVKRSEARAGVIKAAANYQVITAVEKKVLQAAGKASVATGYPVSLHTERGTMALEIIEILLTEGVRTDNIILGHIDRNPDLFYHEQLAAKGVYLIYDGPGRIKYYPDEVIATLIKNMVDRGWGSQLLIGADLGRRSYFKSYQGGPGMDYNLQIFWPRLRAAGVSEEIIQKIYAGNAAQAFANKQQEL, from the coding sequence ATGAAATTTGTACAAACGGTATTGGGGAAAATCCCGGCTGATGTATTAGGTAATACAGATGCTCATGAGCATCTGATGCGGATCGGCGGCGGGGAAGTGATTCATGGGGGGAAAGATTTTCTGATGGACAGCTATGAGGCTGCGTTAAACGAAGTAGCTTTGTTCCAACAGGCAGGAGGAAAAACGGTTGTGGAAATGACTCCCTGTGGCAGCGGTCGTGACATTGGTAGTCTGATCGAAATAAGCAAAGCCTCCGGGGTACAGGTAGTCGCTACGACAGGTTTTCATAAGTCGATTTTTTACGACCCAACTCATTTTATTTACCGCTATTCTGTGGAAGAGATTGCCAGATTGCTAATTGAGGATTTAGAAGATGGAATTGATTTGTATGACTATGCAGGGCCTATTGTAAAACGGTCTGAGGCAAGAGCCGGTGTGATTAAGGCTGCTGCCAATTATCAGGTGATAACCGCTGTTGAAAAGAAAGTGCTTCAGGCAGCGGGAAAAGCTTCCGTAGCAACTGGCTATCCCGTTTCTCTTCATACGGAAAGAGGGACAATGGCTTTGGAAATCATTGAAATTCTTCTGACAGAGGGTGTGCGGACGGACAATATTATATTGGGACATATAGACCGTAATCCGGATTTGTTTTATCATGAACAATTGGCGGCTAAAGGCGTGTATTTGATTTATGACGGACCAGGGCGGATCAAATATTATCCCGATGAAGTCATTGCCACCCTGATAAAAAATATGGTAGACAGGGGATGGGGCTCTCAACTGCTGATTGGTGCGGATTTGGGCAGGCGGTCTTATTTTAAATCCTACCAGGGGGGACCCGGAATGGATTATAACCTGCAGATATTTTGGCCAAGGCTCCGGGCAGCAGGCGTCTCGGAAGAGATCATACAAAAAATATACGCCGGAAATGCTGCACAGGCGTTTGCGAATAAACAACAGGAGTTATAG
- a CDS encoding PTS ascorbate transporter subunit IIC translates to MKEIVEFIIFQVLDQAPIFLGIIALVGLLVQKKDLNETFDGVIKTIVGLIILGLGAGAIVNSIAPVMGMLNSVVHVKGVMPLNEAAFGVAMLKMANQAVLTFVIGFIIHLLLVYLVPWKICKNVYLTAHMMLYLAIFLILSLQEVLGLTGTSLIVVASVLAALYWTFTPAIPRLLGKSFVGDDFTLGHAQQFGALIGAWAGKLFGKAEENDADSIKLPGGLYLFQDVTLALAVIMPVLYIVIGFVVGADNVYTLSQSQHWIIWLIMQAVSFTAGVAVMLVGVRMFLNSIIPAFKGISERIIPNSVAALDCPVYYPYSSSGAMMGFLGSVPAGILVTLLLIAFQSPIVVFPSPIILFFDGCTVGVFGNKFGGWKGAVLGGFISSFIAHLGAAALYPMMGLLYGSGLMFSNIDYAVLWLPLLYILKLIRPLLGL, encoded by the coding sequence ATGAAGGAAATTGTTGAATTTATAATTTTTCAAGTATTGGATCAGGCACCCATTTTCTTAGGCATTATTGCCTTGGTTGGACTGTTGGTCCAGAAAAAAGATCTCAATGAGACCTTTGACGGGGTTATTAAAACGATTGTCGGACTTATCATTCTGGGGCTGGGCGCCGGAGCTATTGTTAATTCTATTGCACCGGTCATGGGGATGCTAAACAGCGTGGTACACGTAAAAGGTGTTATGCCTTTGAACGAAGCCGCTTTCGGTGTGGCTATGCTGAAGATGGCAAATCAAGCCGTACTAACCTTTGTTATTGGCTTTATTATTCACTTGTTATTGGTTTACCTGGTGCCCTGGAAAATCTGCAAGAATGTCTATTTAACTGCTCATATGATGCTGTATCTGGCTATTTTTCTCATTTTATCGCTGCAGGAAGTACTCGGTCTCACCGGTACTTCGCTGATCGTCGTTGCTTCTGTTTTGGCTGCTTTGTACTGGACTTTTACTCCCGCAATACCCCGGCTATTAGGGAAAAGTTTTGTTGGTGATGATTTTACTTTAGGGCATGCCCAGCAGTTTGGTGCCTTGATCGGTGCTTGGGCCGGCAAACTTTTTGGCAAAGCAGAAGAAAACGATGCTGACAGCATCAAATTGCCGGGCGGTTTGTACCTGTTCCAGGATGTAACTCTTGCCTTAGCGGTGATTATGCCGGTTTTGTATATTGTGATTGGCTTTGTTGTCGGTGCAGATAATGTATATACTTTATCTCAATCTCAGCATTGGATTATCTGGCTTATTATGCAGGCCGTGTCATTTACTGCCGGTGTGGCGGTTATGCTGGTTGGGGTACGGATGTTCCTGAACTCTATTATTCCGGCTTTTAAAGGAATCTCGGAACGGATTATACCTAATTCGGTGGCCGCACTGGACTGCCCGGTCTATTATCCGTATAGTTCTTCCGGTGCTATGATGGGTTTTCTGGGTTCTGTGCCGGCCGGAATTCTGGTTACGCTGTTACTGATTGCTTTTCAGTCGCCGATTGTTGTATTTCCCAGTCCGATTATTCTGTTTTTTGACGGTTGTACGGTTGGCGTGTTCGGAAATAAGTTTGGCGGTTGGAAAGGAGCCGTATTAGGAGGTTTTATCAGTAGTTTTATTGCCCACCTTGGGGCGGCGGCCCTCTATCCGATGATGGGGCTCTTATATGGATCGGGCTTGATGTTTAGTAATATCGACTATGCTGTTTTGTGGCTGCCTCTCTTGTATATATTGAAATTAATCAGGCCGCTATTGGGCCTATAA
- a CDS encoding PTS sugar transporter subunit IIB produces MSKRYEITALCGMGLGTSSLARMAIMDFVSKNKISANVTVADIGMIKGLKSDIILTTKSMESHIPPHIYETAKVVFVTNLIKKDEINNSLIAIFKEWGVLV; encoded by the coding sequence ATGAGCAAGCGCTATGAAATCACCGCTTTATGCGGCATGGGATTGGGTACAAGCAGTTTGGCCCGGATGGCTATTATGGATTTTGTAAGCAAGAATAAAATTTCTGCTAATGTAACGGTTGCTGATATCGGCATGATCAAGGGGTTAAAGAGCGATATCATTTTAACTACGAAAAGCATGGAGAGTCATATACCGCCTCATATTTATGAAACGGCCAAGGTTGTGTTTGTCACAAATCTGATTAAGAAAGATGAGATCAATAATAGTTTGATCGCGATTTTTAAAGAATGGGGTGTTCTAGTATAA
- a CDS encoding BglG family transcription antiterminator, with the protein MITLDERCSQILISLMDATVPVKISELAALFKVSNRMIRYNLNTIDEFLKYNSLPQLVRKPNVGVEFLEPCENKEKVLCCLGEISSYQYSLSSKERIHFILSDLMQQRGFAVINTFAEKLSVSRSAIVKDLTGVKAWLAAHDLELKSVPKYGIKVVGEEKKLRRAAIELLTETIDMNQALEIVKSPVYHRIAVGPDDPLKKLFEDIDIDYIEQCIKKAEKELDAVFSDAAYSGIVIHIAIAIKRIQLGRDIVMPKGELNSLKLSKEFAVASELAGHLEEYYKLQVPVDEIGYITIHLLGASKSNLTNRYREDWLPCQLIAERIIRQVGDSLGLNLIADNQLFEGFLEHLQPTLYRMKHGLNLKNPLLDELRRNYGDLFQIVRQAAKLLEEYGKKQLNDGEIGYFVMHFAAAVERCRTGRMISPHILLVCGTGIGTANMLATRLQAVFDINIVDRVAFHQVDQVLQNRHVDLIVSTVPIQNSKIKSFMVNPLLTEQDIEKLKQEIKGIKSGGYRLQSIMSIIQSHCKILDEDKLIKELTGFLNIAETEEKKGVVQPLLKDLLRAETIKLNVAVKDWEEAVRAGGKLLEDVGASKPDYTDAMVNAVKNIGPYMVIAPGIAMPHARPEAGVNEIGMSLITLKNPVCFGHKENDPVHIVVCLCAIDHTTHLEALSDLVGLLGDENHVRMILESTDNEVLVNLINS; encoded by the coding sequence GTGATTACGCTGGATGAACGATGTTCGCAAATTCTTATTTCTTTGATGGATGCCACTGTTCCGGTAAAAATATCCGAATTGGCTGCTTTATTTAAGGTCAGCAACCGGATGATTCGCTACAATTTGAATACAATTGATGAATTCTTAAAGTATAATTCGTTACCCCAATTAGTTAGGAAACCTAATGTAGGTGTGGAATTTCTTGAACCCTGTGAGAACAAAGAAAAAGTCTTGTGTTGTCTAGGTGAAATAAGTTCCTATCAATATAGCCTGTCATCTAAAGAGAGAATTCATTTTATTTTGAGTGATCTCATGCAGCAAAGAGGTTTTGCGGTCATTAATACGTTTGCGGAAAAGCTTTCTGTTTCCCGCAGTGCTATTGTTAAAGATCTTACCGGTGTGAAGGCGTGGCTTGCAGCCCATGATCTGGAATTAAAGTCGGTTCCCAAGTACGGGATCAAAGTTGTCGGCGAGGAGAAAAAGCTGCGCCGGGCCGCGATTGAACTATTGACAGAAACCATTGATATGAATCAGGCCTTAGAGATTGTCAAGTCACCTGTATATCATCGCATAGCTGTGGGGCCGGATGATCCTTTGAAGAAATTGTTTGAGGACATTGATATTGATTATATTGAACAATGCATAAAAAAAGCGGAAAAGGAATTAGATGCCGTGTTTTCAGATGCCGCTTATTCTGGGATTGTCATTCATATTGCTATCGCAATTAAGCGTATCCAACTGGGGCGGGACATTGTCATGCCTAAAGGAGAACTTAATTCTCTAAAACTGTCTAAAGAATTTGCGGTGGCCTCTGAACTGGCCGGACATTTGGAAGAGTATTACAAACTGCAGGTTCCGGTTGATGAGATTGGCTATATTACCATTCATTTACTGGGAGCCAGTAAGTCCAATTTGACGAACCGGTATCGGGAGGATTGGCTACCGTGCCAGCTGATTGCTGAAAGGATTATTCGTCAGGTTGGTGATAGTCTGGGGTTGAATTTGATTGCCGATAATCAGTTGTTCGAAGGATTTTTAGAACATCTTCAACCGACGCTATACCGGATGAAACATGGACTGAACCTGAAGAATCCACTGCTGGATGAACTAAGAAGAAACTATGGAGATTTGTTTCAAATAGTTCGGCAAGCAGCGAAGTTACTTGAGGAATATGGAAAGAAACAGTTGAATGACGGAGAAATCGGCTATTTTGTTATGCATTTTGCTGCTGCGGTTGAACGTTGCCGGACTGGTAGAATGATAAGTCCCCATATACTTCTTGTTTGTGGAACGGGAATTGGAACAGCCAATATGCTGGCTACCAGACTACAGGCTGTATTTGATATCAACATAGTTGATCGTGTTGCTTTCCATCAGGTTGATCAGGTTTTACAGAACAGGCATGTGGATTTGATTGTATCTACCGTACCTATTCAAAATTCGAAGATAAAGTCGTTTATGGTGAATCCTTTATTGACGGAACAAGATATTGAGAAATTAAAGCAAGAGATTAAAGGGATAAAATCAGGTGGTTACCGTTTGCAAAGCATTATGAGCATTATTCAAAGCCATTGCAAGATTTTGGATGAAGATAAGTTGATTAAAGAATTAACAGGCTTTCTGAATATCGCTGAAACTGAAGAAAAGAAAGGGGTTGTCCAACCTTTGCTTAAGGATCTATTGCGTGCAGAAACGATAAAGTTGAATGTAGCTGTAAAGGATTGGGAAGAGGCTGTACGGGCAGGTGGAAAATTGTTGGAGGACGTCGGAGCGAGTAAGCCGGACTATACGGACGCCATGGTCAACGCTGTGAAAAACATCGGACCCTATATGGTCATTGCTCCCGGCATCGCGATGCCCCATGCAAGGCCGGAGGCAGGCGTAAATGAAATTGGGATGAGTTTAATTACATTGAAGAACCCAGTTTGTTTTGGCCATAAGGAAAATGATCCGGTACATATTGTGGTATGTTTATGCGCTATTGACCATACGACCCATCTGGAAGCGCTTTCTGATTTAGTCGGTTTATTAGGAGATGAGAATCATGTCAGGATGATACTGGAATCAACCGATAACGAGGTCCTGGTGAATTTGATTAATTCCTGA